In the genome of Neochlamydia sp. AcF84, the window CTGTAAAACTAATCAAGAAGAGAAAAAAGAGGGTGGAATGTATTAAGGAAATTGTAAAGGAGCAGTTGATATAAAATAGAATTATATCAAGGTTAGCATTATCTTTTAAGGCTTGCATAGATAAATATAAAAATCAAAAACTTAATAAAAATATTTTTATCGATAACCTCGCCTAGATCATGTAAGAGAAGCTGCTCGTCAATAAGCCGTTACCTCTACCCACTTAAAGTTTATAAATCTTATCCTATTATTTAAAATTCTTCAATTTACAGGAGGATTAGCATGGACACAAGGGATGATTACAGAAGGATTCTGGTTGCTAAGGAGAGTTTTAAATTCCATAAACTCTTCAGGTTGTACATATCCTTGCGATGAAGGAGGCTTTTCCCGTTCCTTGGCTACCAAAATTCTGTTAGGCGTGTAATGCTCCGTAAATCGAACTTTAAATAAATTAAAAAGCTGGCACTCATACCCCTTTGCCTCTTCCCATATATCGGTTACTGAAGGAAGTAGCATGTCACCTTCGGTATAGCTGATTATTCGCATACGCTCACAATGAATAGGGTTATATAGCCAGTAAGCAATTTTTATTCTTTTTGTGGGCACTAGATAGTGGGCTGCTGTGAGATCTATCAAGACCTCGTAACCTACCTGCTTTAAGAATGAAAGAGTTTTTTTTATATCTTCTTTGCTTACTTCTATGATTGCTTCTCCAAGGAAATAAGTTTTATTAATAATTCCCTTTCCTAGCTGAACTTTTAAATTTTCCAATGTTTCAGAAATATTCATAGGGCTACTCTCCTGTTAAAATGGACTTTTTGGCTAATGGGTGCGCCTATCTTTCCTATCACGCCAAGCTTATCTTAAATAAGGCAATTAGATTTGTTGGGTAAAAACTATCTTAAAGAAAAAAAAGCTTTTTGTCTTAAGCACAGGCCGGGTAAAACTCTTAAATTGCTCAACATTATTCTCATAGGCTGCTATTCTACTTAAGGTTTGTAAATTGACCCATTACTGCTTGATCAGCTTTTTTTTTAAGATCTTGCCAGGTGAAGCAAGACTTACTGAAGGGAAAACTAAAAAGCCAGCCACCATATGAAAAGCTACGCAGTCCTGCGGTTTTGCAATACATAATTGATTTAGTTAAAAATTTGATCAATGACCAAGATTATTGCTAGGACACGTTACTTGATAAAAAAGCATCCATTAAAAAAATGGCCTTTACCTTTAGGCCTTTTCGGTCAAATATTTAAGTTGAAAAATTTTTTATAGAAATCCTTCAACCTTTAGATGCTGTTTTGCAGCCAACGAAAAGAGCATGACTCTAAAAAGCCTAGAAACCTCATAAACGCTTTAACCTCACCTGAAAATTTTCATATCAACACTCCCGGCATTTTGTCAATGTTTTCGATTGTGGAGGAGTGCTAGGCATTATTCGAGAGCTAAAATAAGGATCTAAATAATTTAATTATTAAATAACAATTTTTAATATCCAAGGAAACTCGAATATTTATTGAAAAAAAATCCCGTGCTAATAATTATGATAAGAAAAAGGGAGAAATTATAAAAAATTTTTATATATTAAATAAAATTTTAAGCTAAGATGAAGAAGTGTGAAAATTATTTTGAAAAACTTTAAAAAGAAACAGTGTGAAAAATAAGATAAAAATGCAAATTATTAGTGACATGATAAAGCAAGCAATTTTTTAATTTAAAGCAATAAACTTTTTAAACAATATTAGCTTCATCCTAATGGATAAAAGTTTAAAACGGAAACAAGCTAAAGTTTTAAGTTTGCTTATTTGTATAAACTAGAAAATTTTAGACCTTATTTTTTTATCGCTTAGCTGTCGCCCTATGTTAGCTCTTTATGCTCTAGGTTTTTTCTTCATAAAAGATGCTTTATAAACGTTTAAAGATCATGGTATCTTGAAAGGAATAGAGTATGGAAACTTAAGAGAATATAGGCATAGGCTATTTTAGTTAATATGCAAAGCTGCTAGATAAGATCTATACGAGAGCTTTTCCATCTTAATTTTTAAATTTCCCCCTCTTCATTGATAAAAGAAAGCATCTATTAATTTTTGCTTTGATTAATGCATGATTAATTCTTTGATATATTTGCTCTTGATGACTTGATAATTTATTCTGAGGTTTTTTATGCAATATGCATATGTGTATAGCCAATCCAGGGCTAATTTTGAAATATTTGGGTATAAATTTCGTTTAAATCTGATAGATACCCTTCAAGAGAAGCTTAAAATTGTGGTAGATCGACCGGTAACGAAATCTCTTGCAGTAAGAACATTAAAGAATATTGAAAGAGAGTCAAATATCAAAGCTTTTCTTACTAAACGAGTAGTAGTAATCACCACAACGAGTGTTATAGTGGCAAGTGGTCTTTTTCTACCTAATGCTGCCGCTTCCCTCACTTTGCTTACTTCTACCTATCTTAGGAGCGTGATAGTTGCTGTAGGTACTATTTTCATCGCTTATGTTATGGCTAATAATAATCTTCCTAAATTATCACAGGCTTATCAAGACCAAGCTAGGCAAGCGCGCTATTTAATGGAAGAAATTAGAAACAAAGAAGATAATGTGGCTTTCATTTTCCCTAATAGTGAAAGAATTTCTTAATAAAACTGTTTGACTCACTTCTTAGCAAAAACACTCTTTAATTTCTTCTTTTTATCTACCCTTTACTCCAAAGCTGCCGATTGGGCGATAGTAAACTGCTTGGAAGTGTAAATCTGCTGACGGCGTTGCGATTGCGCTAGCTTTTCAGGGTGAGTTTGATCATACAGCTCATAAACAACATTAAATTGATCTGCAATAGGGCTTACTTCGGCGCATAGATTTATCAAAACAAGCGCCTGATTTAAATTTTGAGCAGCAGAAGTGATAACCACTTTCTCTGCTGAAGGAGTATTCGAAGCTATATGAGGAAGAAAGCTCTCTGGGAAAAATTTCCACAGCAATTCATCGAGATAACGTGTAGCTTGTTCATTGGGAGCGACGATTAAAATGTTATCTCCTAATTCAAAATGATGCTGGATATAATGACAAATAGCTCTTAGTTTTTGCTGGTTAGAGCCTACAGGAATGAAAATGATATTAGGTTTTTGCATGATCAGAAACCCCTGGCATGGAAGGAAGCATAATACCGCAAGACACTAAAAGCTTGAAAGCGTCCTCAACTTTCATGTCAATTAACCTGACTTTATCGGGAGGAAACATCAGAATGAACCCGAAAGTAGGATTAGGGGTCCCTGGTACAAAAATTGCTATTTTACCTTTTAATTTGCTCTCAGAGGTCTCCTTAAGGGTATTTGAAGTTAAAAAGCCAATAGACAAAGAGTTTTCATGAGGATAAGGGACAAGCACAACTTGCTTAAAAGATGAGCTGGTAGAAGAAAAAAGAGGATGAATAACATCTTGGAGAGACTTATACACTTTATTGATAATTGGAATATGACGAATCAAATTATCAGTAAAGCTAAGGAGAGAATACATAAAAAATGTACGAGTTAAAAATCCTATAAAAATAATAAATATAACGACCATGATCAAAATAAATAGACGAATAATGATGAGCAGTCCTAGCGTTTTGTCTAAATTCCACAGATAATCATCCGCAGGTTGATAGTAATGAAAAACTTCTTTAAGGAGATGAATAAAGGGATCGGTCAATAGATTTACTATAAAAGCTACGATAGCTAATGTAAAGATAACAGGCAAAAGGAGTGCCAATCCCGTTAAAAAATATTTTTTCATAAGGGTACGCTCGGGGATGTAGATAAAATATCTGCAGGGGGTAATAAAGGATGAAATGGGACAGAAATTACTCCGCAAGAAATGATATATTTAAAAGCTTCTTCCACACTCATATCCAAATAAATAAGTTCATTTTTTTTAAACATCATTAAAAAACCAGAAGTCGGATTGGGAGTGCAGGGAACAAAAATAGCCATTAGCTCTTCATCTGAATGGCTGCCTAAACCTACCATATTCTCTCGGGTAATCAGACCTATACAATAAGTGGTCGCATTTGGATAGGGCACCATGACAACTTGCTTAAAAGATTTGCCTTCTGAAATAAATAATGTTTTGATTACATCTTTACAAGTATTGTAAACGGAGCGAATAAAAGGAATGCGTCGTAAAATTTTTTCTGTAAATCGGAGAATATATCTCACTATAAGCCAACGTCCAATCATTCCCACGAAGACAGTAGAGAAAAAGATAAAGACCAAAATAATAACTTGGCTGATTAAATGTTGCAGTTGAGGTGGAGTTTTTTCAAGAAAATGATTTTGCCGAAGGATTTCTTTAGTGATGCCTGCAAAAGGGTCAGTGAGCTTATTAAAAACAAAAACTACGATAACGATAGTCAAAGTTAAAGGCAAAAGAACGGCAAGACCTGTAATGAAATGTTTTTTCATAAAGCCACTATAACAGAAGAGAATTAATTATTCAAAAGATGTGATGATAAAGCGCTCTTGTAAATAGAGAAAGAGGGTTTAAAGCTCAAATATTAAAATTTTTAATTCAGTTACATTTCTAATGCATAGATGAAACGCCAAGGGAGGTGAGCATGTTCACCTGCATAGTCGATGCCTACACGTGGTCCTATTATTAAATTCTTTTTTTCGCAACAAATATGATGATCCTCTAGCCAGATAAGAGGCCCTGTCAATAGTAAACCATTATGGATAGTATCGATGCCTAAAGCTTGCGTTAATGTTCCTGGCCCGCCCGCAAGGCTAGCTTTATTTTTAGTTTTATAGCGCCGTTTAATCATTTGCTCAACGCCAATAGTAGGTTTAATAGCGCGAATCAAAATAGCATGGGGAATTTCAATACTGTTAGTAACAATATTAAACATGGCATGAATTCCATAGATGCGATACACATAAGCATGCCCACCAGCATGATACATCACTTCATTACGTTTGGTACGGCGGCCGCCATATGCGTGAGAAGCTCGATCTTCGGGACCTCTGTAAGCTTCCGTTTCAGTGATAATTCCTCCCGTATAAACACCATTGATACAGGTCATCAATACTTTGCCTAATAGCTCTTGGCTAATCTGCAAAACATCGTCT includes:
- a CDS encoding DNA-3-methyladenine glycosylase, coding for MEKLPLDFYLRDDVLQISQELLGKVLMTCINGVYTGGIITETEAYRGPEDRASHAYGGRRTKRNEVMYHAGGHAYVYRIYGIHAMFNIVTNSIEIPHAILIRAIKPTIGVEQMIKRRYKTKNKASLAGGPGTLTQALGIDTIHNGLLLTGPLIWLEDHHICCEKKNLIIGPRVGIDYAGEHAHLPWRFIYALEM
- a CDS encoding DUF502 domain-containing protein, translating into MKKHFITGLAVLLPLTLTIVIVVFVFNKLTDPFAGITKEILRQNHFLEKTPPQLQHLISQVIILVFIFFSTVFVGMIGRWLIVRYILRFTEKILRRIPFIRSVYNTCKDVIKTLFISEGKSFKQVVMVPYPNATTYCIGLITRENMVGLGSHSDEELMAIFVPCTPNPTSGFLMMFKKNELIYLDMSVEEAFKYIISCGVISVPFHPLLPPADILSTSPSVPL
- a CDS encoding DUF502 domain-containing protein, whose product is MKKYFLTGLALLLPVIFTLAIVAFIVNLLTDPFIHLLKEVFHYYQPADDYLWNLDKTLGLLIIIRLFILIMVVIFIIFIGFLTRTFFMYSLLSFTDNLIRHIPIINKVYKSLQDVIHPLFSSTSSSFKQVVLVPYPHENSLSIGFLTSNTLKETSESKLKGKIAIFVPGTPNPTFGFILMFPPDKVRLIDMKVEDAFKLLVSCGIMLPSMPGVSDHAKT
- a CDS encoding DNA polymerase III subunit chi gives rise to the protein MQKPNIIFIPVGSNQQKLRAICHYIQHHFELGDNILIVAPNEQATRYLDELLWKFFPESFLPHIASNTPSAEKVVITSAAQNLNQALVLINLCAEVSPIADQFNVVYELYDQTHPEKLAQSQRRQQIYTSKQFTIAQSAALE
- a CDS encoding NADH-quinone oxidoreductase subunit C, with the translated sequence MNISETLENLKVQLGKGIINKTYFLGEAIIEVSKEDIKKTLSFLKQVGYEVLIDLTAAHYLVPTKRIKIAYWLYNPIHCERMRIISYTEGDMLLPSVTDIWEEAKGYECQLFNLFKVRFTEHYTPNRILVAKEREKPPSSQGYVQPEEFMEFKTLLSNQNPSVIIPCVHANPPVN